The sequence GCACCATCCCGCCTCACCGGGCGGGAGGCCTTCCTCGGCCGTTCACGAGTGTTCAACGACCCCGGGCCGGCCGCCATTCCGGCCTCAGGATGCCGGCGGCACCTCGCAAACGCGACATTTCTCCCACAACGCGCGGACAGGCGGCCGCGAACCTCGGATGATCCACTCCATGTCGCGTAAACGGCGGTAACCGACACCACGGGATACCGCCACATCCCGCACACGGAGTCGATCAACCCTCGACACGAAAGACCTTGAGCAGCGGGCCAGGGCATACACCCGACCTGGGACGCGCAGGCGGCACATCCGGACGGCTAACGCGCACGACGTGGGTGTGGCCCGCCGTGACCGGCGCAGGGATCAAGCCTGACCGCCCGGAGCCGGGCACGGCGGGCCACACCCCCAACCGCAACCAAACGCGGACCAGGCAGGCCACCCGGAAACCGCAACCACACCCGCCACGCCGGGCAACGGAAACCGCGACCACACGCGGCAGGCCATCCGGAAACCGCAACCACACATGGCACCGGACGCCCGACCGGGCACGCGGCACGGCGGGACAACACCCCAGACCGCGACTGATCGGGCGGCCGCAAACGGCAAAGGGCCCTCCCCAGGCGGGAAGGGCCCTTTGCCGGCGAACTCAGTTGCGCGCGCCGATCGGCTGGGACGCCTCGGCGAACTCCTCGCGCGGGTCGTGCAGCTGGCCCAGCGCGACCACCTCACGCTTGAGGAAGAACGCCAGCGTCCAGTCGACCACGACCCGGATCTTGCGGTTGAACGACGGAATCCGCGACATGTGGTACGTGCGGTGCATGAACCAGGCCGGCCAGCCGGTCATCTTCACGCCGTAGACCTGAGCGACACCCTTGTGCAGGCCGAGGCTGGCCACGCTGCCCGCGTGCTTGTGCTTGTAGTTGACCGGCTCGCGCCCGCGGATCACGTTCACGATGTTGTCGGCCATCCGGTTGGCCTGCCGCACCGCGTGCTGTGCGCTGGGCGAGCAGAAGTTGCCCGGCTCCTTGGTCAGGTCCGGCACCGCGGCGCAGTCGCCCGCGCTCCAGGCACCCTCGATCACCCGGTCGCCGTCCACGATCTGCAGGGTGGGCAGGCAGGTGACCCGGCGACGCTCGTCGCGCGGGAAGTTCGTCGCGTCCAGCATCGGCGACGGCTTGACGCCCGCCGTCCAGACGATGGTGTCGGTGGGGAAGCTGTCACCGTCGGAGAGCTTGACGATCCCGTTGACGCAGGATTCCAGCCGGGTGTCCAGGCGGATGTCCATGTTCCGCTTGAGCAGCTGCTGCACCGTGTAGGCGCCCATGTCCCGGTCGACCTCGGGCAGCACCCGCTGGGTGGCTTCGACCAGGACCCAGCGCATCTCCTCCGGCTCGAGCTCCGGGTAGTAGCGCAGGGCGTCCCGAGCCATGTCCTCCATCTCGGCGAGCGCCTCGATGCCGGCGTAGCCACCGCCGACGAACACGAACGTCAGCGCGCGCCGGCGGACCTCCGGGTCGGTCGTGGCCGCCGCCACGTCGAGCCGGTCCAGCACGTGGTTTCGGAGGAAAATCGCCTCGCCGATGGTCTTGAACCCGATACCGTGTTCATGCAGGCCGGGAATCGGCAGCGTGCGGGAGACCGAGCCGGGGGCGACCACCACGTGGTCGTACTGGATCTCTCGGGTGGGGCCGCTGATCGGCTGCACGGTCGCGGTCTTCCGGTCGTGGTCGATCCGGGTGACCGCGCCGGCCAGCACCTTGCACTTGCGCAACTCCCGGCGCAGCGGCACCACCGCGTGCCGGGGCGAGATGTTGCCGCCGGAAGCCTCCGGGAGGAACGGCTGGTAGGTCATGTGCGGCTGCGGGTCGACGACGATGACCTCGGCCTCACGAGAGCTCAGCTTCTTGGACAGGCGCAGAGCCGCGTACAGGCCCACGTGCCCGGCACCCACGACAAGGATCCGCTTCGGGTTCACGTCATCCATCTTTCCCCGGGCGGCTCGGCTCATCCCTTTCGAGACCCTCTTCTGTGACCGAGCACAACCCTTGTGACCTGGGCTACGTCGCGAGACGGTCCGCTATCTGCGACGCACGAGCCAGCCGAGCAGCGCGCTGAGCCCCGTCGCGACGAGCAGACCGGCGACGGTCGCCGCCCGGGAGCCGTGCTCCCCGCCGACCCCGCCGAGCCAGGCCAGCACGATCCCGAGCACCGCGCTGACCAGCACCACCCCGCCGGCCCGGGTCAACCACCGGAGCACCAGATCCGGGTCGACCACCGCGTCGAACGGCAGCAGCGCGGCCAACGCGCAGAGCGTGTGCGCCAGGTAGAGCAGGGTCGCCACGGCGAGCAGCCGCCACAGCGCCGGCGGCCGGTCGTAACCGAGCGTGGCGAGCAGCCAGCCACCGACCGTGACCAACGCCGCGAAGGTCGGCCAGACCCGGCGCGGTCCGGCCGCCGGCAGCACCGCCGCCACCGCGAAGGCCAGCAGCGACCGCGGGGTGAACACCTGCACTGGGTACGCGAGCAGGAAGCCGACCAGCACGGTGAGGAAGATGCCGGCGCGGACCAGCAGCGGGGTGAGGCTGATCCGGTTGACCGTGTAGCGCAGCGCCCGGGCCCGCTCGTTCAGGCCCTCGACCAACTCGTTCATCCGTCCCCGCCTCCGCTCGCGCTCACCGGCCACCGACCCGCGGCGCGGTGGCCAGGCGGGCCACGTCCCGCAGCACCTGGTCGAGGCTGCCGGCGCCGGCCCAGCGCACCACCGGCACGCCGTGCTCGCGGAGCTGGCCGATCATCGTGTCCCGGTCCAGCCGCCACAGCCGGTACGCCACCTCGGCCCAACCCCGCCCCTTGGGCGCCGGCAGGTCGGCCGGCAGGGTGTCCACCGCCACCACGAACCGCCCGCCCCGGGCCATCCGGGCGAGCATCTGGGCGGAGCGCTCGTCCAGCAGCGGGGTGAGCACCACCACCAGCGCGTCCGAGGAGAGCAACTGCGGACCGAACACCTGGTCGTACGGCTCGTGCGGGGAGGACTCGGCCCGCACGTCGAGCAGCCACTCCAGCACGGTCAGGTACTGCCGGCGGCCGGTGGCCGGGCGCAGTCGGCGGGCGGCGGGGCCGTACTCGAGCAACGCCACCCGGTCGCCCCGGTGCAGGTAGTGCTCGGCGATAGCGGCGGCGGCCCGGACCGTGGTGTCCAGCACCGAGGCCGCCCCGCGTACCCCTCCCGAGCGGCCCGCCTCGGCCAGCACGTCGAGCAGCACCACCACCTCGGCGTCCCGGTCGGAGAGGGTGGCCGCCACGTGCAGCTGCCGGGCCCGCAACGACACCCGCCAGTCGATCCGGCGCAGCCGGTCCCCCGGGGCGAAGACCCGTACGCCGGCCAGTTCGCCGCCCTCCCCCGGCCGGCGCGAGTGGTGCGCACCGACCAGCCCGGCGGCCCGGGGCATCGCCTCGACCGCCTCGAACGGCTCAGTCCTCGGATAGACGCGCGTCCGGACCGGATCGGTGATCACGGCTCGGGAGACCAGCAGCCCGTCGGCGACGGCGACCCGCGCCCCGGCCGGGCCGATCGGGTGCCGGCCCCAGCGCAGCGCCGTTCCGGTCAGCTCCAGGTCGACCGCGCTGCCGGACGGCACCGAGGTGACGAAGGGTCGGTCGGCCCCGCCGGACCGGCTCACGTCCACCCCGGTCCCGCCGAAGCCGGCCTTCTCCACCCGCAGCCAGCGCGACATCCGGGTCCGGACCACCGCCATGTCGTACGACACCGGGTCGGGGTTGACGACGGCGATCGTGGCGGCCATCGGCGAGCCCTCGACCAGGTGCGCGTCCGGCGTGCCGATCTCCAG comes from Micromonospora viridifaciens and encodes:
- a CDS encoding NAD(P)/FAD-dependent oxidoreductase; this encodes MNPKRILVVGAGHVGLYAALRLSKKLSSREAEVIVVDPQPHMTYQPFLPEASGGNISPRHAVVPLRRELRKCKVLAGAVTRIDHDRKTATVQPISGPTREIQYDHVVVAPGSVSRTLPIPGLHEHGIGFKTIGEAIFLRNHVLDRLDVAAATTDPEVRRRALTFVFVGGGYAGIEALAEMEDMARDALRYYPELEPEEMRWVLVEATQRVLPEVDRDMGAYTVQQLLKRNMDIRLDTRLESCVNGIVKLSDGDSFPTDTIVWTAGVKPSPMLDATNFPRDERRRVTCLPTLQIVDGDRVIEGAWSAGDCAAVPDLTKEPGNFCSPSAQHAVRQANRMADNIVNVIRGREPVNYKHKHAGSVASLGLHKGVAQVYGVKMTGWPAWFMHRTYHMSRIPSFNRKIRVVVDWTLAFFLKREVVALGQLHDPREEFAEASQPIGARN
- a CDS encoding DUF58 domain-containing protein codes for the protein MAGDRHEPTSGWAPTWALGRAVLLTGLLLVAAVLLGRIDLVVLATPFALGTAYGLRRRPTGLPELEIGTPDAHLVEGSPMAATIAVVNPDPVSYDMAVVRTRMSRWLRVEKAGFGGTGVDVSRSGGADRPFVTSVPSGSAVDLELTGTALRWGRHPIGPAGARVAVADGLLVSRAVITDPVRTRVYPRTEPFEAVEAMPRAAGLVGAHHSRRPGEGGELAGVRVFAPGDRLRRIDWRVSLRARQLHVAATLSDRDAEVVVLLDVLAEAGRSGGVRGAASVLDTTVRAAAAIAEHYLHRGDRVALLEYGPAARRLRPATGRRQYLTVLEWLLDVRAESSPHEPYDQVFGPQLLSSDALVVVLTPLLDERSAQMLARMARGGRFVVAVDTLPADLPAPKGRGWAEVAYRLWRLDRDTMIGQLREHGVPVVRWAGAGSLDQVLRDVARLATAPRVGGR